One genomic window of Onychomys torridus chromosome 19, mOncTor1.1, whole genome shotgun sequence includes the following:
- the LOC118570281 gene encoding vomeronasal type-1 receptor 4-like has product MDHKDLSIGIVFLLQSTVGIVGNVCLLSRYLIHYYTEQALKTTDLILIHMFTANSLIILSKGLFYIMTSFGVVGFLNDFGCNFLLYIQRLGRNMSTGMTCFLSVFQVITISPGNSFWLCLKVKSAKHIGLFTSLCWIHYMLINMLFPVYMYTKANSNNLTHKSRMKSCSTSGHDELISSLYTAIFVLPEISFSVIIIWSSTSMVIILYRHKQRVQHIHSTSVSSKRSTESKATHRIMALVSTFISFYALSSILQGYIALTYNPGWLLMNITAIISMCFPTLGPFVMSCDCIVPRLCFS; this is encoded by the coding sequence ATGGACCACAAGGATTTGTCAATAGGAATAGTGTTCTTACTCCAGAGCACAGTTGGAATTGTTGGGAATGTGTGTCTTCTTTCCCGCTACCTCATCCATTACTACACTGAACAGGCATTAAAGACCACAGATTTGATTCTTATACACATGTTCACAGCCAACTCCTTGATTATTCTTTCTAAAGGATTATTCTATATAATGACATCTTTTGGGGTGGTAGGATTCCTCAATGATTTTGGCTGcaattttcttttgtatattcaAAGACTAGGCAGAAACATGTCCACAGGCATGACCTGCTTCTTGAGTGTTTTCCAGGTCATAACCATCAGCCCTGGGAACTCTTTTTGGTTGTGTCTTAAAGTCAAATCTGCAAAGCACATTGGTCTCTTCACTTCCCTCTGCTGGATTCACTACATGTTAATAAACATGCTTTTCcctgtatatatgtacaccaaGGCAAACAGCAATAATCTGACACATAAAAGTAGAATGAAATCCTGCTCCACATCAGGTCATGATGAACTTATAAGCTCATTATATACAGCAATTTTTGTTCTTCctgaaatttcattttctgtcattATTATCTGGTCCAGCACCTCCATGGTTATCATTCTGTATAGGCACAAACAACGGGTTCAGCATATCCACAGCACCAGTGTTTCCTCCAAAAGATCAACTGAGTCCAAAGCCACCCACCGAATAATGGCCCTGGTGTCAACATTTATAAGCTTTTAtgccctctcttccatcttacaAGGTTACATTGCTCTCACATATAACCCTGGTTGGTTGCTGATGAACATTACTGCAATCATTTCAATGTGTTTTCCTACTTTGGGGCCCTTTGTCATGAGCTGTGATTGCATAGTTCCAAGGTTGtgcttttcttga